The sequence TTTAATAATTCTGGACACAGTTTCAATGATAGCAACCAAAATAACTGAAGCTTGTTACATAAAAGTCAAAGGATACAGTGTTAAAGAACAGTTGAAGCAGACAAATGAAACGGCGAAGAATCAATTCTCTCTCTGATTCAGTTTCTCATTTCCCTTAACTCGTGGCTTTACCGGTAACTTTCTGGGCAATCCAACCGAGCCCATCATACAACCCTTCTCCAGTAACCGCACAACTTGCTTGAATATGCCAATCATGGTTCTTGATACTGTGAAGGTTAAGTGCATCCGTGATCTCAGCAGGAGTCATGGCATCTTTCAGATCCTGTTTGTTTGCAAAAACAAGTATGACCGAGTTTTGAAGATCCTCGTGACCAAGTATCCTGGCGAGCTCATCTTTCATGAAAGAGATTCGAGCTCTGTCTGTGCTATCGATAACCACAATCACAGCATGTGTTCCACGATAGTATGTTGCCCATGAAGTCCTTAGTCTATCTTGCCCACCAAGATCCCAAACCTAAAAGACAACATATCATAAGTAACAtcacaacaaatcatcaaatctTCAATTTCCCAAAGCTGAAAGTTGAACATATATCCAAGGGTCAAACAGTTAGTTTTTGACATGAAACGATTCAAAACTCTATGCGCCAAAAGAAGTCTGATTTATAAGTCTAGTAACGTTTATAAGCATCATTCAGTTTTGACATACAAGAAGACATGCAAAAAACCCATAAAACAGAGATGGTTTCATCTGTGGTCATGGCTTTGACAATTGCATAAAAACTAAGCCACAAAGAGATAACAAACAGTCCACCTGATactaacaaacaaaccagaaacAGCATCTACAAAACTTTGCTATATGAAACCATAAATCACAAGTATCAAACATATGAAAACGTTCCACACTATGAGCTTCTAGACCAAATATGTCAAGACAAATAACACAACAAAAGATTGCAAATTCAAGGAAAAGCCATAAAGATTCAAACCTGAAACAGAACTTAAGAAACATGGATTcgaatataaaaagaaagagtcCAGTAGTACCTCAAAGCGAATATTCTTGTAGACAAGCTCTTCAACATTGCTACCAACAGTAGGATGAGTAGTGACAACTTCACCCAAGTGAAGTTTATAAAGGGTCGTTGTTTTACCAGCATTATCCAGACCAACAACCACAATCTTATACTCTTTTGCAGGAAACATCATGAACCAAAACCTCGACATGAATGCtcccatctctctttctctctccgatttataacaaaaacaaaccctaaaatcaagaaaatttcaTCAATTTACGAGTAAGTGAAACCTTATAGATGGTATAGATcataaaaatcgaatctttaAACAAACCCAAGTCAGAATTTTTACAAGCAAGTGGAATTAGAATTCGAAATCAGAGAAGCCCAGATCAAGATTTGGATACAACAAACGATCCCAGATTCGATCAAGCTTTTTACCCAATCCAAAATATACAAATCGGGAAAAAATATTGTGATCAAACCTTAGATTCAGCTTTTAATCTGGCGATGGCGGAGGCAAGAATCGGAGatcaaaaagttcaaaaatttCAATcggttggttcttcttcttcttcttctactctcttttttttttttttttaaagcttttgagGTTCCTTCCTTGAAAGCAGATTTGGGTGGAGAGAAGAAAAGTATGCGGGAAACAATGTCAAAACtgtaaatatattatcaaacatttagaattaaaaaactaaaaataattttaaataaatacggaatttttttttttattaacctaaCGGCTGCAGCCTCTACCGGTGATGGCACGACGCCAAAGGTGAACATCGttggataagaaaaaaaaaaaactcaaggcCCAACCGTAGGCCTAGGGCCTTGTATACTATAAGCATTTGTTTGGCTATTTAACATAATCACAATCAGCTGAGTTGGTGGTGGCAAGAGTGAAGGACTAAGGTAATAAAGTTGGTGAATCCATCCAACAAGTCTCCTTGTGTCTACTCTTTGGATTTCCAcggttttaaagaaaaaacaccCTCAGTTTCTCAGTCAGAAGAACAGCCTCCTGGCAAATCTGACCAACATCGCCAATCTGCCATGACCAATAATCTCAAAGATTTAGACAGGTCCGACAATGAAACAAAGGCTTTAGacatcaaatttatataaagcAGTTTAAAGACATCATTTTCTAAAAAGTAATCATGATGTAGCGGTTTAGACATTCACTCTCTCGTATGTGGTAGCAGCAATTAACATTGGATCGGCCCTAGCTCAAGATGTTGTAAGTTCCAGTTCCACTTCTCTTCTTGCAGTTTATGAAGTAGTGTTTTGTTATCCTGGTTATGCcttatattagtatattactattttaagTTGCTTTATGCCttataatatttgtatgttTGATTTATGTATCTAAAAGATGTGTTTCACTCTTAGGATTAACATGTGACCATTGTTTTGTTATTCTAAACTGTTCCTAATCAACA comes from Camelina sativa cultivar DH55 chromosome 19, Cs, whole genome shotgun sequence and encodes:
- the LOC104766192 gene encoding ADP-ribosylation factor-like protein 5 is translated as MGAFMSRFWFMMFPAKEYKIVVVGLDNAGKTTTLYKLHLGEVVTTHPTVGSNVEELVYKNIRFEVWDLGGQDRLRTSWATYYRGTHAVIVVIDSTDRARISFMKDELARILGHEDLQNSVILVFANKQDLKDAMTPAEITDALNLHSIKNHDWHIQASCAVTGEGLYDGLGWIAQKVTGKATS